One part of the Lotus japonicus ecotype B-129 chromosome 2, LjGifu_v1.2 genome encodes these proteins:
- the LOC130738258 gene encoding uncharacterized protein LOC130738258, with translation MGTKVDGLLGGCLGVLSRDFVAFPICYENWPAVSKVKKDAAWDNTIKEKFYWDERFEDAARSYIMKDIGKKWRSFRLRLYAKYYRKKKSFEENIANPPLSIPKDDWAEYLIYRSKRKTKEMCEKNQKNRSKLTINHTGGSKKLKRRKYEMEAKTNKEISRGVLYVETHKKHNGSFINEEAQTICEKICNIESQGTTSAKPSQNDSLGQVLGPERCGRVRGMSFGVCPSQVFGSRIERFCGTTPSSSTASATDMQLQFEVDKLQSKVASDSQLIKEMANTIALLCQQTNVPLPASVSSVTSETIVQDVVAQFPTQGEANQSQNDEANEPNNVRG, from the exons ATGGGAACAAAAGTTGATGGCTTATTGGGAGGATGCCTTGGTGTATTGTCAAGGGACTTTGTAGCCTTTCCCATATGCTATGAGAATTGGCCGGCTGTTTCAAAGGTTAAGAAAGATGCAGCATGGGATAATACTATTAAG gaaaaatttTATTGGGATGAACGTTTTGAAGATGCTGCACGTTCTTACATTATGAAGGACATTGGGAAGAAGTGGAGGAGTTTTAGACTTAGATTGTATGCAAAATACTATCGCAAGAAGAAAAGTTTTGAAGAGAATATTGCTAACCCTCCACTTTCAATTCCTAAAGATGATTGGGCTGAGTATCTTATTTACCGTTCCAAACGGAAGACTAAG GAAATGTGTGAAAAAAACCAAAAGAATAGAAGCAAACTCACTATTAATCACACTGGTGGATCAAAGAAGCTTAAGAGAAGAAAATATGAAATG GAGGCAAAGACAAATAAAGAAATTAGCAGAGGAGTTTTATATGTTGAAACTCATAAGAAGCATAATGGGTCATTTATTAATGAAGAAGCACAGACTATATgt GAAAAGATTTGTAACATTGAAAGCCAAGGCACCACCTCAGCTAAGCCATCTCAAAATGATTCTCTTGGACAAGTCTTAGGACCAGAACGTTGTGGGAGAGTTCGGGGCATGTCTTTTGGAGTGTGTCCTTCCCAAGTTTTTGGGTCTAGAATTGAAAGATTTTGTGGCACTACTCCCTCCTCTTCTACTGCTAGTGCCACTGACATGCAGTTGCAATTTGAGGTTGATAAATTACAATCAAAAGTGGCATCAGATTCCCAGTTGATTAAAGAAATGGCAAACACAATCGCCCTTCTATGTCAGCAGACAAATGTGCCTTTACCTGCTTCAGTTTCCTCAGTTACAAGTGAA ACAATAGTGCAAGATGTTGTTGCCCAATTTCCAACTCAAGGAGAAGCTAATCAATCACAAAATGATGAAGCAAATGAACCAAATAATGTTCGAGGTTGA